The Streptomyces sp. NBC_01363 region CCTCGCCCGCGAGACCGCGGACTCCAGCCAGCTCACCGACGAGGACATCGGCCTCGCCAATGTCATCCTCACCAATGGGGCCCGCCTCTACGTCGACCACGCGCACCCGGAATACAGCTCCCCGGAAGTCACCAATCCGCGGGACGCGGTCCTCTGGGACAAGGCCGGCGAACGCATCATGGCCGAAGCCGCCGAGCGCGCGGCCCAGCTTCCCGGCGCCCAGCCGATCCACCTCTACAAGAACAACACCGACAACAAGGGCGCCTCGTACGGCACGCACGAGAACTACCTGATGAAGCGGGAAACCCCCTTCTCCGACATCGTGCGCCATCTGACCCCGTTCTTCGTCTCCCGCCAGGTGGTCACCGGCGCGGGACGCGTGGGAATCGGCCAGGACGGTCACGAGCACGGCTTCCAGATCAGCCAGCGCGCCGACTACTTCGAGGTCGAGGTCGGGCTGGAGACCACGCTCAAGCGCCCCATCATCAACACCCGGGACGAACCCCACTCCGACGCCGAGAAGTACCGCCGGCTCCATGTGATCATCGGGGACGCGAACCTCTCGGAGATCTCCACCTATCTCAAGCTCGGCACCACCGCCCTGATCCTCTCCATGATCGAGGACGGCTTCATCAACGTCGATCTCGCGGTCGACCAGCCGGTGCGCACCCTGCACCACGTCTCCCACGACCCGACGCTGAAGCACCTCATCACGCTGCGCAGCGGCCGCACCCTCACCGCGGTGCAGCTGCAGATGGAGTACTTCGAGCTGGGTCGCAAGTACGTCGAGGAGCGGTACGGGGCCGACGCCGACGAGCAGACCAAGGACGTCCTGATCCGCTGGGAGGACACCCTCAACCGGCTGGAGAACGATCCGATGAGCCTGTCCGGGGAGCTCGACTGGATCGCCAAGCGGGAGCTCATGGAGGGCTACCGCCGCCGCGACAGCCTGGACTGGGACGCGGCACGCCTGCATCTGGTGGATCTCCAGTACGCCGACGTGCGGGCCGAGAAGGGCCTGTACAACCGTCTGGCGGCCCGCGGGAAGATGAAGCGGCTGCTGGACGAGAGCGAGGTCGAGCAGGCCCGTACGAAGCCTCCGGAGGACACCAGGGCCTATTTCCGAGGCCGCTGCCTGGAGCAGTACGCCGACGACGTGGCGGCGGCCTCCTGGGACTCGGTCATCTTCGATCTGCCGGGTCATGACTCGCTGCAACGGGTACCGACCCTGGAACCGCTGCGCGGCACCCGTAACCACGTCAAGGAGCTCCTGGACCGCTGCCGTACGGCGGAGGAGCTGGTCCAGGTCCTGTCGGGCGGCTGAAAGGGCCGGGATCGGGGAATCATCGGGATGTCCCCCGGACGTTGAGGGAAGTACCGGGCCGATGTCGGAGCCCGTGGGTAGGGTCTGATCAAGTGCTTCGAACCGAGCGGGGTGAGCTAGATGGCGACCAAGGACACCGGCGGCGGACAGCAGAAGGCGACGCGTTCCACCGAGGAGGTCGAGGAGCAGGCGCAGGACGCGCAGGCCTCCGAGGACCTCAAGGACCGCCAGGAGAAGCTGAGCGACGACGTCGACTCGGTTCTGGACGAGATCGATGACGTGCTCGAGGAGAACGCGGAGGACTTCGTGCGCTCCTTCGTTCAAAAGGGCGGACAGTAGTTCACGGATGTGAACGTGGGGGAGTGGAGAGCGGTGCGCGCGGTACGGGCCGGGTCGGCCCGTACCGCGCGGGCGCAAGCGGCACCGCGAGCCGTGCAGCTGCCTCCGCGGTTCATGTGGATCACCGCCACGGGACGGGTAGGGTCCGTGGCGTAACCGCAGCAACTGCAATTCGGCCATCGGCAGGTTGGGAGACGATCCTGACGCCTTGCTCAGGGCCGTCGTTTACCTGGAGGGAAACGCGTGGAAGCCAACACTCGTAGCACCGGGCGTCTACCAGCTGCCTTCCTGACGCCGGGATCCTCTTCGTTCATGGATTTCCTGTCCGACCAGTCACCCGGGATGCTCCCGGGCAACCGGAGCCTGCCGCCCCTGCAGGGGGCCATCGAGGCGCCGCACGGGACGACCATCGTCGCGGCGACGTTCCCCGGCGGTGTGGTCCTGGCCGGTGACCGGCGCGCGACCATGGGCAATGTGATCGCTCAGCGCGACATCGAGAAGGTCTTCCCGGCCGACGAGTACTCGGCGGTGGGCATTGCCGGCACGGCCGGACTGGCCGTGGAGATGGTCAAGCTCTTCCAGTTGGAGCTGGAGCACTTCGAGAAGGTCGAGGGCGCCCAGCTCTCCCTGGAGGGCAAGGCCAACCGGCTCTCCACGATGATCCGCAGCAATCTGGCCATGGCCATGCAGGGCCTCGCCGTCGTGCCGCTCTTCGCCGGCTTCGACGTCGACCGCGAGAAGGGCCGCATCTTCTCGTACGACGTCACCGGCGGCCGTTCCGAGGAGCACGGCTACGCGGCCACCGGCTCCGGGTCGGTCTTCGCCCGCAGCTCGATGAAGAAGCTCTACCGCCAGGACCTGACGGAGCAGGAGGCCCTCACCCTGGTCGTCCAGGCGCTGTACGACGCCGCGGACGACGATTCGGCGACCGGCGGTCCGGATGTGGCCCGGCGGATCTATCCGATCGTCACCGTCATCACCGACGAGGGCTTCCGGAAGCTGGACGAGGCGGAATCCTCCGAGATCGCCCGCTCCATCCTGGAACACCGGCTGGAGCAGCCCGACGGCCCGCGCGCCGCGCTGCTCTGACCTCCGTTCCGCTGCTTCTTCGATGCTCTTGTCACTGACAGAAAGGGACGGATAACCGGTGTCGACGCCGTTCTATGTCTCACCTCAGCAGGCCATGGCCGACCGGGCGGAATACGCCCGGAAGGGCATTGCCCGTGGTCGCAGCCTGGTTGTGCTGCAGTATGCCGACGGCATTGTGTTCGTCGGCGAGAACCCGTCCCGTGCGCTGCACAAGTTCAGCGAGATCTACGACCGGATCGGTTTCGCCGCCGCCGGCAAGTACAACGAATACGAGAATCTCCGCATCGGCGGCGTGCGCTATGCCGATCTGCGCGGATACACCTACGACCGTGACGATGTGACGGCCCGTGGGCTGGCCAACGTCTACGCGCAGACGCTGGGCACCATCTTCTCCAGTGCGGCCGAGAAGCCGTACGAGGTGGAGCTGGTGGTCGCGGAGGTGGGCGCCGAGCCCGAGGGCGACCAGATCTACCGGCTGCCGCACGACGGCTCGATCGTCGACGAGCACGGCTCGGTCGCGGTCGGCGGCAATGCCGAGCAGATCAGCACCTTCCTGGACCAGCGGCACCGCGACGGGATGACGCTCGCCGAGGCGCTGAAGCTGGCGGTGCAGGCGCTGTCGCGCGATCCCAACGGCAGCGAGCGGGAGATCCCCGCGGAGCGGCTGGAGGTCGCGGTCCTGGACCGTACGCGGCCGCAGCAGCGGAAGTTCAAGCGGATCGTCGGCAGGCAGCTGGCGCGGCTGCTGGAGGCGGACGGCGGCTCCGCGCCGACGGACGCTCCCTCCGACACCGAAGAGGGCGAGGGCGGCGAGTCCGCCGCCGCGACGGACGCTCCCAAGTCCACCGACTCCGGCGGGGACGTGGAGTAGCCCTTCGCGGGGCGGTCCACCGCATGACCGTGCCCCGGTCCGCCGTTCCCGGCGGGCCGGGGCACGGTCATGCGGGCGGGGGCGCCGAGGAGCCGCGGGCCACCAGGTGCACGGGGAGGCTGCCGGGCTCGGCCGGCCGGTCGTCCAGGACCGCCAGCAGGGCGGCCATGCCGCGCTCCCCGACCTGCTCGGCGGGCAGCTGCACGGTGGTGAGCTCCGGCTCGACGGCCGTGGCCAGGGCCAGATCGTCGAACCCGGTGACGGACAGGTCGTCGGGCACCCGGAGGCCGAGCCTGCGGGCGGCCTTGCAGGCACCCGCGGCGAGGATGTCGTCGTCACAGACGAGGGCGGTGGGCCGGGGGCCCGGGGCGGCGAGCGTGCGCTCCGCCGCGATGCGGCCCGCATGGACGTCGAGCGCCGCCGCGACGGTCCGCACGGAGGTGCCGGGCACCGCCCGCAGTGCGTCGTGGAGCGCCCGGCCGCGCACCGCGAAGGTCCAGGAGTCGACCGCCGACGCCAGGTGGACGAAGCGGCGGTGGCCGAGGGCGAGCAGATGGTCCGCCACCTGCCGCATTCCGTCGGCGATGTCCAGGTTGACGCGGGCCGCGACCCCGCTGTCCGCCGGGTCGCTGTCGAGCATGACCAGCGGCAGGCCCGCGCCGCGCAGCTCGTCGAGCGCGCCGGCGGCCATGGAGGAGGCGATCACGCCGTCCAGGGAGGCGCTCGCCGAGGCGAAGGGGTCCCGGGCCGGACCGGTGCCGTCGGGGGACGGGTAGAGGACGACGCCGAAGCCGTGCTCGGCGGCGACCCCGGCGGCGCCGGTGTAGACCCGCGCGAAGAACTCGTTGGTGAGCGCGGGGACGACCAGCAGCGCGGTCCTGGTGCGGCCCAGCCGCAGGTTGCGGGCGGCGAGATTGGGCCGGTAGCCGAGTTCGTGGGCGGTACGGCGTACGCGTTCGGCGGTGGCCTCGGAGACCCTGCCGCGCCATTTGCCGCCGAGCACGAGGGAGACGGTGGCCTGCGAGACGCCTGCGGCCCGCGCGACATCGCGGCTGGTGGGCCGGGTCGGGGCGGGCTGTGGTGCGCTGGTCACTCGGGCCTCCGGGCCGGTCGGGGCAGGCGTCGTGAGGTGGACCTGCGGACTGGGCACATGGTACGTATGAACCTCGACGTTATACGTAAAACCTCGGGGTCGTCGGACCGCTCGGGGGAGAGGGGCGACCGACATGGCCGCGGGATATCTGGACATCCTCCGGGCGCGGCATGCCGCCCGGCTGCTGGCGGGGACCCTGGTGGGACGACTGCCGAACGGCACCGCCCCGGTCGCGATCGTGCTGTTCACCCGCGCCGAGGGCGGCACCTACACCCTGGCCGGCGCGCTCGCGGCCGTGTACGGGCTGGCCACCGCGGTCGGGCAGCCGCTGCTGGGCCGCGCCGTGGACCTGTACGGCCAGCCGCGCGTCCAGCTACCGGCCGCCGTGGTGTCGGCGCTGGGCATGTCCCTGCTGGCTCTGGTGGGCCTGGGATCGCTGCCGCTGGCCTACGGGGCGGTGGCGGTGGCCGGAGTCTTCACGCCGCCGCTGGAGGGCGGCCTGCGGGCCCTGTGGCCGAGCGTCCTGGGCCGTGAGGACCGGGTGCACCGGGCGTACGCCATGGATGCCGTCGCCCAGGAGGTCATGTTCACCGTGGGCCCGCTGCTGGTGACGGTGCTGGTCTCCCTCTGGTCACCCGCCGCAGCCCTGCTCGTCATCAACGCGATAGGGGTCCTGGGGGCGCTCTCCGTCGTTCTCTCCGAGCCTTCCCGGACCTGGCGCTCCGCACCCCGCGAGGCGCACTGGCTGGGGGCGCTGCGCTCACGGGGGCTGCTGGCGCTGCTGGGGTCGTTCTTCTTCGTCGGACTCGCGCTGGGCTCGATCACGGTGGCCGGCGTGGCCTACGCCGACGACCACGGCCGGGAGTCGGTGTACGGCTGGCTGATGGCCGCGCTGGGGCTGGGCGCGCTGATCGGCGGTGCCGTCTACGGGGCGCGGCAGTGGGCCGGGGCGCCGGAGCGCCGGCTGCGGGTCATCGTCGCGCTGCTGGCACTGGGCTATCTGCCGCTGATGCTGACCCCCGGAGTGGTCGCCATGACCGCACTGGCGGCAGTGGCCGGGGTCTTTCTGGCGCCCGCGATCGCGTGCTCCTTCATCGTGGTCGACCGGCATGCTCCGCGAGGCACCGTGACCGAGGCGTTCTCCTGGCTGGTGACGACGTTCGGGGTCGGCGCGGCGGCGGGAACGGCCGTGGCGGGCCCGGCCGTGGAGCTGGGCGGCACGTCGTGGAGTTTCGCCGTCGCGGGGGCCGGTGGGGTGGCGGCGCTGCTCGTCCTGCTGGCGACGGGAAGGGCACTGGCAGTTCCCGGGCGTACGGCCGTCGCCGTACAGGGATCGGAAAATGATCGAAACGGTGCTGTCGAACCCGGTTTCAGCTCAGGCCATCAGGCGTAATGTTCAGTCATGGACCGCCGCATTTTCGGGCTGGAGAACGAGTACGGCGTCACGTGCACGTTCAGGGGACAGCGCCGACTGTCCCCTGATGAAGTGGCGCGCTACCTCTTCCGCCGTGTTGTGTCATGGGGCCGCAGCAGCAATGTCTTTCTGCGGAACGGCGCCCGCCTCTACCTCGACGTGGGATCGCATCCGGAATATGCAACCCCCGAATGCGACAACCTGACCGAACTGGTCACCCACGACAAGGCCGGCGAACGCATTCTCGAAGGCCTGCTCGTCGACGCCGAACGCCGCCTGCACGAGGAGGGAATCGCGGGCGACGTCTATCTCTTCAAGAACAACACCGACTCGGCGGGAAACTCCTACGGATGCCATGAGAACTACCTCGTGGCCCGGCACGGAGAATTCTCCCGGCTCGCGGACATCCTCATTCCCTTCCTCGTCACGAGGCAATTGATCTGCGGTGCGGGCAAGGTGCTGCAGACCCCCCGGGGCGCGGTCTACTGCGTCAGCCAGCGTGCCGAGCACATCTGGGAGGGCGTCAGTTCCGCGACCACGCGCTCCCGCCCGATCATCAATACCCGTGACGAACCGCACGCGGACGCGGAGCGGTACCGCCGCCTCCACGTCATCGTCGGCGACTCCAACATGTCCGAGACGACCATGCTGCTCAAGGTCGGCGCGACCGATCTGGTGCTCCGCATGATCGAAGCGGGCACGGTGATGAGGGATCTGACGCTGGAGAACCCGATCCGGGCGATCCGGGAGGTCAGTCACGACACCACGGGACAGCGCAAGGTGCGCCTGGCCAGTGGCCGTGAGGCGTCCGCCATCGAGGTGCAGCGCGAGTACTACGAGAAGGCCGTCGACTTCGTCGACCGCCGTGGCATCCGCACCGGAACCGTCGCACAGGTCCTGGAGCTCTGGGGCCGTACGCTCGACGCGATCGAGGCCGAGGACCTCGACCGGATCGAGACCGAGATCGACTGGGTGATGAAGTACAAGCTCATCGAGCGGTACCGGGCCAAGCACAACATGACCATGTCGCATCCGCGGGTCGCCCAGATAGACCTCGCGTACCACGACATCCACCGGCGTCGCGGCCTGTACTACCTGCTGGAGCGCAAGGGACAGGCCGCCCGCATCTGCAACGACCTGAAGATCTTCGAGGGCAAGTCCGTGCCCCCGCAGACGACCAGGGCGCGGCTGCGCGGCGACTTCATCCGCAGGGCGCAGGAGCAGCGGCGGGACTTCACCGTCGACTGGGTCCACCTCAAGCTCAACGACCAGGCGCAGCGCACCGTGTTGTGCAAGGACCCGTTCCGTTCGGTGGACGACCGTGTGGAGAAACTGATCGCGGGTATGTGAGCCGGCACAGGACGATCCCGGCCGAAGACGCGACGCGGGCCCCGTACGTTCCTCGTACGGGGCCCTGCGTACGCCCTAGAGTGTCGGGGACTCAACCAACTGTGCCGTCTGAGATCTGAGGAACAAGTGCGCCGACTTGCCGGCCTTCTCGTCGTCCCCCTGTTGCTGCTGACAGCGGCTTGCGGCGGCGAAAAGGGCTCCGATTCCGTTTCCGCTTCCGCCACGTCGAAGGACGGGTTCCCCGCGATCACCGCGGGCGCGAAATTCGGTGAGAAGCCGACCCTGGCCAAGGGCACCGGGAACCCGACCAAGGAGCTGAAGACCCGAGTCGTCAGCCAGGGAGACGGCGCCACGCTCAAGAACGGCGACGCGATCCAGGTCAACTACCTCGGCCAGTCCTGGGACTCCGACAAGCCCTTCGACAACAGCTTCGACCGCAAGCAGCCGTTCGACCTGACCCTCGGCGCCGGCATGGTCATCCAGGGCTGGGACAAGGGCCTCGTCGGCCAGAAGGTCGGCAGCAGGGTCCAGCTGGTCATTCCGCCGGACCTCGGTTACGGCGCCCAGGGCCAGGGCGACATCAAGCCCAACGCCACGCTCGTCTTCGTCGTCGACGTCCTGAAGGCGACGCAGATTCCGGCCTCCGCCAAGGGCACCGAGGTCGCCCAGGACAACATCGACCTGCCGAAGGTCGGCACCAACACGGACGGCAAGGCCCCCAAGGTCACCGTCCCGACCAAGAGCGACCCGCCGACGAAGCTCGTCTCCAACTACATCCTGGA contains the following coding sequences:
- the prcB gene encoding proteasome subunit beta, which gives rise to MEANTRSTGRLPAAFLTPGSSSFMDFLSDQSPGMLPGNRSLPPLQGAIEAPHGTTIVAATFPGGVVLAGDRRATMGNVIAQRDIEKVFPADEYSAVGIAGTAGLAVEMVKLFQLELEHFEKVEGAQLSLEGKANRLSTMIRSNLAMAMQGLAVVPLFAGFDVDREKGRIFSYDVTGGRSEEHGYAATGSGSVFARSSMKKLYRQDLTEQEALTLVVQALYDAADDDSATGGPDVARRIYPIVTVITDEGFRKLDEAESSEIARSILEHRLEQPDGPRAALL
- the pafA gene encoding Pup--protein ligase, with the translated sequence MDRRIFGLENEYGVTCTFRGQRRLSPDEVARYLFRRVVSWGRSSNVFLRNGARLYLDVGSHPEYATPECDNLTELVTHDKAGERILEGLLVDAERRLHEEGIAGDVYLFKNNTDSAGNSYGCHENYLVARHGEFSRLADILIPFLVTRQLICGAGKVLQTPRGAVYCVSQRAEHIWEGVSSATTRSRPIINTRDEPHADAERYRRLHVIVGDSNMSETTMLLKVGATDLVLRMIEAGTVMRDLTLENPIRAIREVSHDTTGQRKVRLASGREASAIEVQREYYEKAVDFVDRRGIRTGTVAQVLELWGRTLDAIEAEDLDRIETEIDWVMKYKLIERYRAKHNMTMSHPRVAQIDLAYHDIHRRRGLYYLLERKGQAARICNDLKIFEGKSVPPQTTRARLRGDFIRRAQEQRRDFTVDWVHLKLNDQAQRTVLCKDPFRSVDDRVEKLIAGM
- the prcA gene encoding proteasome subunit alpha, which gives rise to MSTPFYVSPQQAMADRAEYARKGIARGRSLVVLQYADGIVFVGENPSRALHKFSEIYDRIGFAAAGKYNEYENLRIGGVRYADLRGYTYDRDDVTARGLANVYAQTLGTIFSSAAEKPYEVELVVAEVGAEPEGDQIYRLPHDGSIVDEHGSVAVGGNAEQISTFLDQRHRDGMTLAEALKLAVQALSRDPNGSEREIPAERLEVAVLDRTRPQQRKFKRIVGRQLARLLEADGGSAPTDAPSDTEEGEGGESAAATDAPKSTDSGGDVE
- a CDS encoding FKBP-type peptidyl-prolyl cis-trans isomerase is translated as MRRLAGLLVVPLLLLTAACGGEKGSDSVSASATSKDGFPAITAGAKFGEKPTLAKGTGNPTKELKTRVVSQGDGATLKNGDAIQVNYLGQSWDSDKPFDNSFDRKQPFDLTLGAGMVIQGWDKGLVGQKVGSRVQLVIPPDLGYGAQGQGDIKPNATLVFVVDVLKATQIPASAKGTEVAQDNIDLPKVGTNTDGKAPKVTVPTKSDPPTKLVSNYILESKGEVVKDTDSVVVNYVGLTWKDGKTFDSTYAAGKTQTFPLAQVTLKGLKNGLVGKKIGSRVLLVIPPDQGFGDKAQQTIPAKSTLVFAVDLLAKM
- a CDS encoding ubiquitin-like protein Pup; amino-acid sequence: MATKDTGGGQQKATRSTEEVEEQAQDAQASEDLKDRQEKLSDDVDSVLDEIDDVLEENAEDFVRSFVQKGGQ
- a CDS encoding LacI family DNA-binding transcriptional regulator — translated: MTSAPQPAPTRPTSRDVARAAGVSQATVSLVLGGKWRGRVSEATAERVRRTAHELGYRPNLAARNLRLGRTRTALLVVPALTNEFFARVYTGAAGVAAEHGFGVVLYPSPDGTGPARDPFASASASLDGVIASSMAAGALDELRGAGLPLVMLDSDPADSGVAARVNLDIADGMRQVADHLLALGHRRFVHLASAVDSWTFAVRGRALHDALRAVPGTSVRTVAAALDVHAGRIAAERTLAAPGPRPTALVCDDDILAAGACKAARRLGLRVPDDLSVTGFDDLALATAVEPELTTVQLPAEQVGERGMAALLAVLDDRPAEPGSLPVHLVARGSSAPPPA
- a CDS encoding MFS transporter, whose translation is MAAGYLDILRARHAARLLAGTLVGRLPNGTAPVAIVLFTRAEGGTYTLAGALAAVYGLATAVGQPLLGRAVDLYGQPRVQLPAAVVSALGMSLLALVGLGSLPLAYGAVAVAGVFTPPLEGGLRALWPSVLGREDRVHRAYAMDAVAQEVMFTVGPLLVTVLVSLWSPAAALLVINAIGVLGALSVVLSEPSRTWRSAPREAHWLGALRSRGLLALLGSFFFVGLALGSITVAGVAYADDHGRESVYGWLMAALGLGALIGGAVYGARQWAGAPERRLRVIVALLALGYLPLMLTPGVVAMTALAAVAGVFLAPAIACSFIVVDRHAPRGTVTEAFSWLVTTFGVGAAAGTAVAGPAVELGGTSWSFAVAGAGGVAALLVLLATGRALAVPGRTAVAVQGSENDRNGAVEPGFSSGHQA
- the dop gene encoding depupylase/deamidase Dop encodes the protein MTVRRVMGIETEYGISVPGHPNANAMLTSSQIVNAYAAAMHRARRARWDFEEENPLRDARGFDLARETADSSQLTDEDIGLANVILTNGARLYVDHAHPEYSSPEVTNPRDAVLWDKAGERIMAEAAERAAQLPGAQPIHLYKNNTDNKGASYGTHENYLMKRETPFSDIVRHLTPFFVSRQVVTGAGRVGIGQDGHEHGFQISQRADYFEVEVGLETTLKRPIINTRDEPHSDAEKYRRLHVIIGDANLSEISTYLKLGTTALILSMIEDGFINVDLAVDQPVRTLHHVSHDPTLKHLITLRSGRTLTAVQLQMEYFELGRKYVEERYGADADEQTKDVLIRWEDTLNRLENDPMSLSGELDWIAKRELMEGYRRRDSLDWDAARLHLVDLQYADVRAEKGLYNRLAARGKMKRLLDESEVEQARTKPPEDTRAYFRGRCLEQYADDVAAASWDSVIFDLPGHDSLQRVPTLEPLRGTRNHVKELLDRCRTAEELVQVLSGG